From a single Porites lutea chromosome 10, jaPorLute2.1, whole genome shotgun sequence genomic region:
- the LOC140950283 gene encoding fibroblast growth factor receptor 3-like: MSLVLNCKPVMNLIAFDLQTTFRLIMLFSAFVKAHGLAFDFEPNNTTTAATGSNQTFTWKLSLGEKDKSKQLQVQFGPWDRKYKIVKSFFMTVKQEPSGENKTVTRANQSTARRLHWNGDLSRDYYIAFELVNIQRKDAGDYGIRLRVDHFPPTILQNWFSLIVQDPTPTPYIDTRHITLDVAEGDHVNITCRTSVEARSSVLWFKDKVPVYAEQSKFLSLTNVSRLQGGNYSCVSINQAGNTTSSVTTINVLYKPKIHFLRKLKRSPITLRCEADGNPSPTFYWHKDSEIIREGFNSSWNASTLTVSPVNDKDSTRYVCTAKNKIGWDALAFQLHKKGPDALESKKRSDVTHSSLIKYASLSACVAIVGLVCALLIQRHVGKRHQRDTKNDHADEIFTHSLGIALIEPSHNEAIYSEIDLPFSGDSEWEIAPLNLKVEKVIGHGAFGVVSRGLAFNLPGRPGWTVVAVKSLQEGASEKERRDLLSEMSLLKQLDPHPHVIRLYGCVTTEERPLVVVEYAQFGDLLGYLRKSRGMRDNYYSDPSIKPITSLTSKQLLKFAWEISNGMEYLSMKKIIHRDLAARNVLVGEGEVCKITDFGMARDVQEEDIYVRTHEGRLPIKWTAPEALIGSGAYTTTSDVWSYGVVLYEIFTVGGDPFPGVYMKDMLVLLKKGSRMSRPKFISPKLYDVMMKCWKSDPSHRPSFGCLSADLRMMMKEEEQEYVNLEELLYKNVLPINV, translated from the exons ATGTCGTTAGTGCTGAATTGCAAACCAGTCATGAATCTGATTGCCTTCGATTTACAGACCACCTTTCGCCTAATTATGTTAT TTTCAGCGTTTGTCAAAGCCCACGGATTAGCTTTTGATTTTGAGCCAAACAACACAACGACAGCAGCGACAGGATCAAACCAAACATTCACCTGGAAGCTGTCCCTTGGAGAGAAAGATAAGTCAAAGCAGTTACAAGTTCAGTTTGGTCCGTGGGATCGGAAATACAAAATAGTGAAGTCATTTTTCATGACTGTTAAACAAGAACCATCTGGAGAAAATAAAACTGTGACTAGAGCAAATCAATCGACTGCGAGGCGTTTGCATTGGAACGGAGACTTGTCTCGTGACTACTATATCGCTTTTGAACTTGTCAATATTCAGCGCAAAGATGCTGGAGATTATGGCATAAGGCTCCGTGTTGACCATTTCCCTCCCACCATCTTACAGAACTGGTTCTCTCTTATTGTTCAA GATCCAACGCCCACGCCGTATATTG ATACTCGACATATAACTCTGGATGTCGCTGAAGGGGATCACGTGAACATCACTTGTCGTACCAGCGTGGAAGCGAGATCATCTGTGTTGTGGTTTAAGGACAAAGTTCCCGTTTATGCAGAACAAAGCAAGTTTTTATCTCTTACAAATGTGAGCAGATTACAAGGAGGGAACTACTCTTGCGTATCTATAAACCAGGCTGGAAATACTACGTCGTCCGTCACAACTATTAATGTGCTCT ATAAaccaaaaattcattttttgaggAAGCTGAAACGAAGTCCGATAACGCTGCGGTGTGAAGCAGATGGAAATCCTTCACCGACATTTTACTGGCACAAAGACAGTGAAATTATACGCGAGGGCTTTAACAGTAGTTGGAATGCAAGCACTTTGACTGTAAGTCCTGTGAATGACAAGGATTCCACGCGCTATGTATGCACAGCAAAGAATAAAATTGGATGGGACGCTCTGGCATTCCAACTGCATAAGAAAG gTCCAGACGCTTTGGAAAGTAAAAAGCGTTCAG atGTCACCCACAGTTCTCTTATCAAATACGCATCTTTATCCGCCTGTGTGGCCATAGTAGGTTTGGTATGTGCCCTTCTCATTCAGCGACACGTTGGTAAGAGACATCAAAGAGACACCAAAA ACGACCATGCCGACGAAATCTTTAC GCACTCGCTTGGTATCGCTTTGATAGAGCCGAGTCATAACGAGGCGATTTATTCTGAAATAGACTTGCCGTTTTCTGGAGATAGTGAATGGGAAATCGCACCTTTAAATCTGAAAGTAGAAAAGGTGATTGGGCATGGTGCATTTGGAGTGGTGTCACGTGGACTGGCGTTTAATTTACCTGGAAGACCGGGTTGGACAGTTGTGGCAGTGAAAAGCCTTCAAG AAGGCGCGTCTGAAAAAGAAAGGCGAGACCTGTTATCAGAGATGTCACTTCTAAAACAGCTTGATCCTCATCCCCACGTCATTCGCCTTTATGGCTGTGTCACAACTGAAG AACGTCCCCTGGTCGTGGTTGAGTATGCACAGTTTGGTGACTTGCTTGGTTACCTGAGGAAGAGCCGGGGCATGCGTGATAACTACTACAGTGACCCGTCAATCAAACCTATCACCAGCCTCACTTCAAAGCAACTATTGAAGTTCGCATGGGAGATAAGTAATGGAATGGAGTATCTGTCCatgaaaaag ATAATCCACCGCGATTTAGCAGCTAGAAATGTATTGGTCGGTGAAGGAGAGGTGTGTAAAATAACTGACTTTGGTATGGCCCGGGATGTGCAGGAAGAAGACATATATGTTAGAACTCATGAG GGACGCCTTCCAATCAAATGGACAGCACCAGAAGCCTTGATCGGCAGCGGAGCGTACACAACTACCAGCGATGT GTGGAGCTATGGCGTTGTCTTATACGAAATCTTCACTGTTG GTGGTGATCCTTTTCCTGGAGTGTACATGAAAGATATGCTCGTCTTATTGAAGAAAGGCTCCCGCATGTCACGTCCTAAATTTATCAGTCCTAAGCT GTATGATGTCATGATGAAGTGTTGGAAAAGCGACCCATCCCACAGACCAAGTTTTGGATGCCTAAGCGCAGACCTGCGAATGATGATGAAAGAAGAAGAGCAG GAATACGTCAACCTGGAAGAATTATTGTATAAAAATGTCTTGCCGATAAACGTTTAG